The nucleotide window AAGGTGAGCGCGTAGGCGAACGCGATCAAAGAGCAGACCCCCGGGGCAATCCACCAAATGGACTTGCCCATACGGATCCACGCCCAAAACGCGAAGCATCCGGCAATCTCAGCGATCGCCGCTACGACAAACGCTGTAGCCGTTTGCACGCTAAACCTCCAGAATCACACGCAAGGAAAGTGTAGCCCGCTTGACAGCCAATGACCCAATAGAGAAGCCCGCCAGCCAGACGCAAGCGGGGCAGCTCAAGCCAAAGGGATCGGTCGGGCGTTTAGGCCAGGGGCTGGATGGCCGCTGACGACCTAAATCGGTCGTCAGCGGCTAGTCCCGAGTGCGAAAAGCTGCCCTTTGCGATTTCCAGCATTCTTCTGGCGCGGCGCCGCGCCGGCCCAGCTAGCGCATTTAATTCGCGATGCGCGATTGAAGCCCCGGTCGAGCATCCTCCGTGGCCTGCTAAGCCGCATCGCTTAGGCCAGCGGCTTATCTGCCGGCGGTCAGGAGCCCATGACCACCTAGTGCGGCGAGAATCCAATCCGCGTTATATTCAAGTTAGCATAACGAGCGGGCCGTAAGCTTGAGCAGAATTCTCTGAACATCTGTTCATAATCGACCGCATTGAGCCTTAAAGCTTCGGAAGCGAACAAGAGCGTGGAACTCTTTGTAACCTTTCTAAGTTGTGGGCACGTCTGGGGGATCAATTTGGAGGTCGTCTGATGAAGAAGATCATTCTTGCCGCTGCCATTGTGTTGGCTCCCATGGCGGCAGTTGCTCAGAATCCGGAAGGCGCGCGAGGTGGTGCTGCCGCCGGTGCCGCAGCTGGCGCGGTAGGGGGAGCGGTTGTAGGCGGACCAGTCGGTGCGGTCGTTGGTGGTGTCGGCGGAGCTGTCGTCGGCGGAATCGCCGGAGATAACACGCCCCGCTTCAAGACCTATGTCCGTCAGCATGAAGTTCCCTCGTACGCCTATCGCGAGGAAGTTCGCGTCGGTGCGGTGTTGCCGGAGCGTGGCGTGACCTATCGCGACGTCCCCGCGGAATTCGGCGTGAAGGGCTATAGCTATACGACGATTAATGATCGCACGGTGATCGTCGAGCCGAAAACCCGCAAGATCATTCAGGTGATCGAGTAAACCTTGGATGGCCCACCTTCTCGAAGGCGGGCCATCGGTTTCGAGGCGAGCCTCCCAAGTGCAGTTATCGGCCCGCGACCCTATCGCGGCCTTGAGGCTTACCCATTCTCATCCTTGAGAAACTCTCATTTTCCGGAGCAATCCTATGAAGAAATTTCTATTACTCGCCCCGCTGGCGTTTATCGCGATGCCGCTGGCGGCGGCCCCCGCTCTTGCTGAAACGGTGGTCATCAAGGAGCGGCGCCACGTCGATTCAGGTCTGCACCGCGGCTGGCGAAATGGGCATGGCCACGGCGTTCGAAAAGTCGTGGTGCGCCACGAAGTCGGCCATCGCGGCACGACGCGCGTCACCCAAAAGATCACCCATACCAACGCCTATGGCGACCGGGTAACGCGAAAAGTAACCCGCGATATCAATTGACTAAAGCGGGGATGGTCGACCGCCGTCCCCTCACTTTCAATGAGATCATCCAGCGGTTTTGCAGAATTTTGGGAGCAAGAAGGCGATATGCGACGTCCTCATACAGTATTGGCTGTTGTCGCGCTCCTTTCGTGCGGTTCTGCTGCATATGCGGCCGAGGACCATGAGGAGCGCTCGAATAATGTAGCGATCACAGGGGTCGAAGTCAGCACCCGCATTGCTTTGGGACGTCACTGGACTAACGGACCCCAAGCTTCGCCGGTCGAACCTGAGGACCGTGCGGCGGAGCTGTCGCGAGAGCGCAAGAATCGCAAGGTCAGGATCGTCTACCCGTTTTGAGCGCAAGTCTGCAGATTAGGCAGCACAAGCTGGGCCGCTGACGATGGCGAAGCGAAATGCCGGGCAGCTCTTGATGAAGGTCTGCCTCGGTCAGGGAGTCGAAGCTCGCTTAGACCGCATTCAGAGTGAGCTGGCGGGCTCAGCGAGAGTCAGCTTTCCAAACATGACGCTGTGCGGCGAATGACGAAAAGGCAAGGCGGGTGCCCCGCCGTGCTCTGTGGTCCGAGGTCGGTCTGCGCGATAACCGGAAGTTGGCAGTTTGACGGGAGGCGGACGCACGCGCCCTGCGTGCCGTTATCTCTGATGCTTCCAGAGGCAGCCTCTTTGGAACCACTTCGAGCAGGAACAAAAAGGTTTAGCGCAAGGAACCAGTGATTGCTCCGGGCGTAGATGCGTCCAAAATAATGATGCTGCAGCCAGTATGCGCCAATCACCCAATGGCAACGACCAGTGCCAGACGTTCGCGCCATTGCTTGGCCATGGCGCTTGCGAGGTCGTTGTAGTCGCGGGGGGCGGTCGGGAGAACCCGGCACCTTGTTTTCACCGATCAGCAGGGTCAGAGCGATAGCGAAAACTGCGTCGATAAACCCCTCGAGGCGCTTGAGTCCGCGCTCGGCGCCGTGCGTCTGCGCGTCGCTGACCATACGCCTCAACGTCTGGGCAACCGCAGGCTTCCCGAAAGCTTCCCGAGCATGTCGAATGCCTTTTAGCCAAGCGAGCATGCCCGATCAGCAGCATACATTGAATCCGTGCGCCTAACGGCCGCTAGAACGTCCTTTAGGCCAGCGTTTCCAATCTGAAACGTTGGATGGACATACCCCCTCCCCTACATCCAGCCAGAACGCCACATCCCGCTCACGCTTGCGATCCGGCCTTGGGGCGTAATCGCCGATGCCTGGCGAGCTCGGCACAGCGCGGGCCCCTCGAAACTCAGCTCTTTCGCAGGGCTGGTAGCTTTACACCCCGCCTTCCGAAGCACCAAAGCGAAGCCCCCGTCGATTGGGCCAGACCAGGAGGGTGACGAAAGCTGGCCAGCAGACCGGCGGCGAGAAGGTTTCCGCGCGAGACATGCGCCAGACTTCTTCGTGTTCGGGCTGCACCGCCGTCCAGGGCTGAAGACCATCGACATGCCGGCGCGGCGAGCTTCAAGCCGCGGGCGCGAGTGGCCTAGCGGCGACATCGTCCAATCCATCAACCCTGCGTGCCGCGGGTCCCCAACTTTGGTCCGTCGGTCATGTTGTTTCTGTTCCAGCTGAAACGGGCCTCAGTGACGGCGATCTGGAATATGAATACATCTCACCCATGACCTGGTCAGCATCGCTTGGGCACCAAAAACGGGTAGGGGTGTTGCGCATCCGCACTAGTGGTCAAACTTCTTTCACCCATAGTTAGGGGATCCCAACGAGGGGCGAGGACAAATCAATGAAAAAGTTTCTGGTGTTGACCGTATCTGTTGCGCTGATGGGCGTCGGAGGATGTGCTGCGATCGGCAAGGGCAAAGGCAAAGCCCCACCGCCGGTTTCTGCTCCGATCGTTACGAAGGGGTAGCCATCTCGATAGAAAACGGCCGATCAAATCGGCCGTTTTCTTACTCTGAATTGAGTTCCTCTGGTACTTCAAAGACACGGCTGCCGCGATAGCGCCTTTGAGCTTTCTTGCGGAAGCGGGAGTTAAGCGATGTGGTGTGGTCTGAACCATCGAGCGCCCTCTTGGGCTTTCATAGTTTGCGCTGTGGGACTTTTTTGCGGGTTTGGGCCGCGACCAACCCATGCACGAGATCGTGCTGCGCTCTCTCCCGGCCACGAGGTGGCCGCCGCGCTGAACTCAGCCGGCAAGGGACAACATCACACATCTCGACGAGAAGCTGACCAGCGAGCCGGGCAGTATTTCGTGGAGTTCCGGTCGCGCTACGCCCTCAGCTATGGCCATACCTTTCTTGTCCATGGCCGGTTGAACGCCAGAGGCGAGGTAGGTCAGGTCACGGCGGACCAGGTCGCCGGATTACACCCGGCAGGAGAAGGTCCGCAACTTTGGTCCGTCGGGCATGTTGTTCCTGTTCCATCTGAAACGGGCCCCAGCGACGGCGACCTGGAAGATGAATACATCTCGGCGCGCTTCAGGGTCGTCATGGACGAGGCTCAGTACCGTCGCGTTGCAGCGTATATTAGAGACAAGCAAGAGACCTCCCCGATGTGGCATGCCGTTCTCAATAACTGCAACAGGTGGGTCGGGGAGGTCGCGCAGTTCATGGGACTGGAGGCGCCTAGCAACACGCTGCTCTATCCGGCCGACTACATCGCCAGTCTTCGGGCTCTCAACAATGGAAAGGTCAAGGAGGTCGAATTCACCTCCGACCGCGTTCAATAACGAGAGCCTTTTTCGCTTTCACGCGCTTGCTGGGTCGTCCCCGACGGGCGGCTAGCAAACCGAGCTCACCAGCATTCAGCGCAGAACGAGAACTGGGGTTCCGACCGCAACGCGGTCGAAAAGGTCGACGATATCTTCGTTCAACATCCGAATGCACCCATAGGACGCGAATGTGCCGACGGAATCGGGCCGATTGGTGCCGTGAATTGCATATTGGCCGCCCCCAGAGAGCGTAAGCGCGCGCGCGCCCATCGGGTTTCGTGGCGATCCACCGGGAATAACGTCCGGAAGCATTGGGTTATCGCGCTTGATCTCGTCAGGCGGCGACCAGGCCGGCTCGACATGCTTGCCCTCGACCAGCACTTCGCCGAGCCATTGCTTGGAGGCCTTCCCAACGG belongs to Bosea sp. NBC_00550 and includes:
- a CDS encoding TMEM175 family protein, which produces MLAWLKGIRHAREAFGKPAVAQTLRRMVSDAQTHGAERGLKRLEGFIDAVFAIALTLLIGENKVPGSPDRPPRLQRPRKRHGQAMARTSGTGRCHWVIGAYWLQHHYFGRIYARSNHWFLALNLFVPARSGSKEAASGSIRDNGTQGACVRLPSNCQLPVIAQTDLGPQSTAGHPPCLFVIRRTASCLES
- a CDS encoding DUF1236 domain-containing protein, giving the protein MKKIILAAAIVLAPMAAVAQNPEGARGGAAAGAAAGAVGGAVVGGPVGAVVGGVGGAVVGGIAGDNTPRFKTYVRQHEVPSYAYREEVRVGAVLPERGVTYRDVPAEFGVKGYSYTTINDRTVIVEPKTRKIIQVIE
- a CDS encoding L,D-transpeptidase; its protein translation is MLIFRVMLRAGILLVSFAIAGAVRAREIVAYKGDAVPGAIVIRTKERSLYLVQGNGSAIRYRVAVGKASKQWLGEVLVEGKHVEPAWSPPDEIKRDNPMLPDVIPGGSPRNPMGARALTLSGGGQYAIHGTNRPDSVGTFASYGCIRMLNEDIVDLFDRVAVGTPVLVLR
- a CDS encoding ABC transporter → MKKFLVLTVSVALMGVGGCAAIGKGKGKAPPPVSAPIVTKG